One genomic region from Streptomyces sp. NBC_00457 encodes:
- the eccB gene encoding type VII secretion protein EccB, translated as MAKQRRDELAAYTFARKRTVAAFLAPSPGGSEEGAPRPVRTVMPSLAVGVVLVIGFIAWGVIKPSAPKGWNTPGEYIIVDSDSTTRYVVLNDETSTGKKTKTLHPVLNYASAKLLLDKGKGSVIEVPGKEIDKSGIPHGATLGIPYAPDRLPAKADAEKAKTWAVCERPASGSGTDDAIDRAVFVLDSDDAKSLAGAGKVDPREALYVTDPKTDQEFLVDGKGNRFLLGGPSGLDETTMEQLRAAVIGTTSEPQPVSQEWLRTLNEGGVITFPTVPSAGETTAVQGLPAEVSTVGQVLKAQEAQGPQFYVVLQDEIARITPFVAALLQVKDGVDPIDVDTRDIIEANGGPADKFYADKGWPETVPRQANPAATATGEALNTSCSVYDGTIGADSKPQLAAWAGTAYPKKVVAESLSAYVSSGSGLLFQEVTGAAGGGGATYLLTDTGLRYSLPTNNDSEAEGTDGGPSSSEGESGDESETAKARTRLGYEDVSNPAFVPQTWATFIPKGPTLDTGSAAQPQSQ; from the coding sequence ATGGCAAAGCAGCGTCGGGATGAGCTCGCCGCCTACACGTTCGCTCGCAAGCGCACCGTCGCGGCGTTTCTGGCGCCGTCCCCGGGAGGCTCCGAAGAAGGCGCACCGCGTCCGGTTCGTACCGTGATGCCCAGCCTGGCGGTGGGCGTCGTGCTGGTGATCGGCTTCATCGCCTGGGGCGTGATCAAGCCCAGCGCGCCCAAGGGCTGGAACACTCCCGGCGAGTACATCATCGTCGACAGCGACTCCACGACGCGCTACGTCGTCCTCAACGACGAGACGTCGACCGGCAAGAAGACCAAGACGCTGCACCCCGTCCTCAACTACGCCTCCGCCAAGCTCCTCCTGGACAAGGGCAAGGGCAGCGTCATCGAGGTACCCGGCAAGGAGATCGACAAGAGCGGCATCCCGCACGGCGCGACCCTCGGCATTCCGTACGCCCCCGACCGGCTGCCCGCCAAGGCCGACGCGGAGAAGGCGAAGACCTGGGCGGTGTGCGAGCGCCCGGCCTCCGGCTCCGGCACGGACGACGCCATCGACCGTGCCGTCTTCGTCCTCGACTCCGACGACGCGAAGTCGCTGGCCGGCGCGGGCAAGGTCGACCCGCGCGAGGCCCTGTACGTCACGGACCCCAAGACCGACCAGGAATTCCTGGTCGACGGCAAGGGCAACCGCTTCCTGCTGGGCGGCCCCTCGGGTCTCGACGAGACCACCATGGAGCAGCTGCGCGCCGCGGTCATCGGCACCACGTCCGAGCCCCAGCCGGTGAGCCAGGAGTGGCTGCGCACCCTCAACGAGGGCGGGGTCATCACCTTCCCGACGGTTCCGTCCGCCGGCGAGACGACCGCGGTCCAGGGACTCCCCGCCGAGGTGAGCACCGTGGGGCAGGTCCTCAAGGCACAAGAGGCGCAGGGCCCGCAGTTCTACGTCGTCCTCCAAGACGAGATCGCCCGCATCACGCCGTTCGTCGCCGCGCTGCTCCAGGTGAAGGACGGGGTCGACCCCATCGACGTCGACACCCGCGACATCATCGAGGCCAACGGCGGCCCCGCGGACAAGTTCTACGCGGACAAGGGCTGGCCCGAGACGGTTCCGCGCCAGGCCAACCCCGCGGCCACCGCGACCGGCGAGGCCCTCAACACCTCGTGCAGCGTCTACGACGGCACGATCGGCGCGGACAGCAAGCCCCAGCTCGCCGCCTGGGCCGGAACGGCGTACCCCAAGAAGGTCGTCGCCGAATCGCTGAGCGCCTACGTCTCCTCCGGCTCGGGCCTCCTCTTCCAGGAGGTCACCGGTGCGGCGGGCGGCGGCGGTGCGACGTATCTGCTGACGGACACGGGTCTGCGGTACTCGCTGCCGACGAACAACGACAGCGAGGCGGAGGGAACCGATGGGGGCCCGTCCTCGTCGGAGGGCGAGTCCGGCGACGAGAGCGAGACGGCGAAGGCGCGTACGCGGCTGGGCTACGAGGACGTATCCAACCCGGCGTTCGTCCCGCAAACTTGGGCGACATTCATCCCGAAGGGTCCCACTCTGGACACGGGCAGCGCGGCGCAGCCGCAGAGCCAGTGA
- the eccE gene encoding type VII secretion protein EccE: MTSATSTRRGRRAQQEPDGPDRGRTSTPAPAVASPRTLPTPGGMGPVRLQQLILVELAAAVMLVAWVTDVSWLLAPAGAVAALLLLLAVLRRGRRPLAEWYDTARALRRRQREAKLPVPPGTDALLAPVVECDPALRTHEFLSRDDRSIGLIGDGTFLTAVLFVQPADQPLRPGGAGRELPLKLIQEALEVDGIRLASAQVVQHTQPAPAPHLPEQSIAARSYGPLQAQTGSPALRLTWVALKLDPELCPEAVQARGDGVPGAQRALLRVADQLTSRLAGAGFKATILDENELVQALATSSCLNPRANAQHGQDGRTQRRTVESVRTWRVDDRWHTTYWVSRWPQLGNGGVALPALVTQFTSLPVLATTFSVTLSKAGSRGVSLAGHIRVTARGDSELGQVGRELERTASTAKVGLVRLDREQVPGALATLPLGGTY, from the coding sequence ATGACCAGCGCTACGAGCACTCGGCGCGGACGCCGCGCACAGCAGGAACCGGACGGTCCGGACCGTGGACGTACGTCGACTCCGGCCCCCGCCGTCGCGTCGCCGCGCACCTTGCCCACTCCGGGCGGTATGGGCCCGGTACGGCTGCAGCAGCTGATCCTGGTGGAACTCGCGGCGGCCGTCATGCTCGTCGCCTGGGTCACCGACGTGTCCTGGCTGCTGGCGCCCGCGGGTGCCGTGGCGGCGTTGCTGCTGCTCCTCGCGGTCCTGCGCCGTGGCCGTCGGCCGCTGGCCGAGTGGTACGACACGGCGCGCGCGCTGAGGCGCCGTCAGCGCGAGGCCAAGCTGCCCGTGCCGCCGGGTACGGACGCGTTGCTGGCTCCGGTCGTGGAGTGCGATCCGGCGCTGCGGACCCATGAGTTCCTGTCCCGTGACGACCGTTCGATCGGTCTGATCGGTGACGGGACCTTCCTGACCGCGGTGCTCTTCGTGCAGCCGGCGGACCAGCCGTTGCGTCCCGGGGGCGCCGGGCGGGAGCTGCCGCTGAAGCTGATCCAGGAGGCGCTGGAGGTCGACGGGATCCGGCTCGCCTCCGCCCAGGTGGTCCAGCACACCCAGCCCGCGCCCGCACCGCATCTGCCCGAGCAGTCGATCGCCGCGCGGTCGTACGGCCCCCTGCAGGCGCAGACCGGTTCGCCCGCGCTCCGGCTCACCTGGGTCGCTCTCAAGCTGGACCCGGAGCTGTGCCCGGAGGCGGTTCAGGCGCGCGGCGACGGTGTTCCCGGGGCGCAGCGCGCGCTGCTGCGGGTGGCGGACCAGTTGACCAGCCGACTGGCCGGGGCCGGGTTCAAGGCGACCATCCTGGACGAGAACGAGCTGGTGCAGGCGCTGGCGACGTCCAGCTGCCTCAACCCGCGCGCCAACGCGCAGCACGGCCAGGACGGGCGGACCCAGCGCCGTACGGTCGAATCGGTACGGACGTGGCGGGTCGACGACCGGTGGCACACGACGTACTGGGTGTCCCGCTGGCCGCAGTTGGGGAACGGCGGTGTGGCGCTGCCCGCACTGGTGACGCAGTTCACCTCGCTCCCGGTGCTCGCGACGACGTTCAGCGTGACCCTGAGCAAGGCCGGCAGCCGGGGTGTCTCCCTGGCGGGGCACATTCGTGTCACCGCCCGAGGTGACAGCGAACTGGGCCAGGTGGGACGGGAGTTGGAGCGGACCGCGAGTACCGCGAAGGTCGGTCTGGTCCGCCTCGACCGGGAGCAGGTCCCGGGAGCCCTCGCCACTCTGCCGCTCGGAGGTACGTACTGA
- a CDS encoding SCO5717 family growth-regulating ATPase, producing MNRDRSDYNGGGPSSDGDEQETELTGEFEIVYTPPAWYAPKPNDEPSNPGPASPQPPPPTGSPAVPSSGPPGVPAPQAPPPSAPAPAQPYTYRAPAPQQPTSDAPGANQPGTGGTDGYGYPQPAQPQSGQPQPAQPQPAPPQSSQPQPAQPPAPQPPQQQPGTAAPATGDTAAPGGYGYPQQQPGPSAPAAGDTAAPGGYGYPQQQPGPSAPATGETPPPGGYGYPQQASASVPQQRQDTSGGHVPAQQQPSTPPPAAPGFPVLRPVDEDSQGSPSQAAAPAASAPDEPAPGEPLPDLNHAAADAEAARLFGEASDGEEPAEERGDEAEADGSAGSAPEADGSAETDGTDGQGAAVVQPDAGASAQTDADAASATAEAGPEAEAQPPAPEAPPAAPQGQPQGDPAMPAPMPQAGQAIPPLPPGYVPAQPAQGVPQQAGQGVPQQQAPQPAGYGYPQNNPAQPPHQPPHQAPPQGAFGPVQPPAAAPAQQPGYPAQGGHPAPVDPRQAPQPPHAPQPQPGHPQAPGYGYPQQPGQPGQPQPDGYGYPQNPAQPPQGQPQPQPQPGYGYPQAPQPPQQPSPYQQPQPQQPAPNQQPPAQPQPQQQTPPQAPQQQHPTTPSAPYGNHPNPGNQGWTAPPGPQSGPGAPQQQQAAPGTPLGYNAAVELSSDRLLRNQPKARKNNQGPSRFKLGAKKEAAERERKLGLIRTPVMSCYRIAVISLKGGVGKTTTTMSLGATLATERQDKILAIDANPDAGTLGRRVRRETGATIRDLVQAIPQLNSYMDIRRFTSQAPSGLEIIANDVDPAVSTTFNDQDYRSALDVLGRQYPIILTDSGTGLLYSAMRGVLDLADQLIIISTPSVDGASSASTTLDWLSANGFADLVQRSVTVISGVRETGKMIKVEDIVAHFETRCRGVVVIPFDEHLAAGAEVDLDMMRPKTREAYFDLAALIAEDIARTQQGFGNPHMQYQQPQQGYPPQQHPQQPYPQQGGAPQPGQEWQQPPQQPGQPGPDQGWQQQQQPAPPPQAPQQGGVPPGWTQQ from the coding sequence GTGAACAGGGATCGGTCCGACTACAACGGCGGCGGCCCGTCCTCTGACGGGGACGAGCAGGAGACCGAACTCACCGGTGAGTTCGAAATCGTCTACACGCCTCCCGCCTGGTACGCCCCGAAGCCGAACGACGAACCGAGCAACCCCGGGCCTGCCTCACCGCAGCCTCCGCCGCCGACCGGATCGCCCGCCGTGCCGTCCTCCGGACCACCCGGCGTTCCCGCACCGCAGGCTCCCCCACCGAGCGCTCCCGCGCCGGCCCAGCCGTACACCTATCGGGCACCCGCACCGCAGCAACCCACGTCGGACGCGCCCGGCGCGAACCAGCCCGGCACGGGTGGCACCGACGGCTACGGGTATCCGCAGCCGGCCCAGCCGCAGTCCGGCCAGCCACAACCGGCCCAACCGCAGCCCGCCCCACCGCAGTCCAGCCAGCCGCAGCCCGCCCAGCCGCCAGCGCCCCAGCCTCCGCAGCAGCAGCCGGGCACCGCCGCGCCCGCGACCGGAGACACCGCGGCGCCGGGCGGATACGGCTACCCCCAGCAGCAGCCGGGCCCGTCCGCCCCCGCCGCCGGAGACACCGCGGCGCCCGGCGGGTACGGCTACCCCCAGCAGCAGCCGGGCCCGTCCGCCCCCGCGACCGGAGAGACCCCGCCGCCCGGCGGATACGGCTACCCCCAGCAGGCGTCAGCCAGCGTGCCCCAGCAGCGCCAGGACACCTCGGGCGGTCACGTACCGGCGCAGCAGCAGCCGTCGACCCCGCCTCCCGCAGCGCCCGGTTTCCCGGTGCTGCGTCCGGTCGACGAGGACTCCCAGGGCAGCCCGTCCCAGGCCGCCGCCCCCGCGGCGAGCGCCCCCGACGAGCCCGCCCCCGGTGAGCCGCTGCCCGACCTCAACCACGCCGCCGCCGACGCCGAGGCCGCGCGGCTGTTCGGCGAGGCCTCCGACGGCGAGGAGCCGGCAGAGGAGCGCGGCGACGAGGCCGAGGCGGACGGCTCCGCCGGGTCGGCGCCCGAGGCGGACGGTTCGGCCGAAACGGACGGTACGGACGGCCAGGGCGCTGCGGTCGTTCAGCCCGACGCGGGCGCCTCCGCGCAGACGGACGCCGACGCAGCGTCAGCTACGGCGGAAGCAGGACCGGAGGCCGAGGCTCAGCCCCCCGCTCCCGAAGCCCCGCCGGCGGCCCCTCAGGGGCAGCCGCAGGGTGACCCCGCCATGCCGGCCCCCATGCCCCAGGCCGGCCAGGCGATTCCGCCGCTGCCGCCGGGCTACGTGCCCGCGCAGCCTGCCCAGGGAGTACCGCAGCAGGCAGGACAGGGCGTACCGCAGCAGCAGGCACCCCAGCCCGCCGGCTACGGCTACCCCCAGAACAACCCCGCACAGCCGCCGCACCAGCCCCCGCACCAGGCCCCACCCCAGGGCGCGTTCGGCCCGGTCCAGCCGCCGGCCGCGGCCCCGGCCCAGCAGCCCGGCTACCCGGCACAGGGCGGACACCCGGCACCGGTCGACCCACGACAGGCGCCCCAGCCGCCTCACGCCCCGCAGCCGCAACCGGGCCACCCGCAGGCCCCCGGATACGGCTACCCCCAGCAGCCGGGCCAGCCCGGACAGCCCCAGCCCGACGGATACGGCTACCCCCAGAACCCGGCACAGCCTCCCCAAGGACAGCCGCAGCCCCAACCCCAGCCCGGCTACGGCTACCCGCAGGCACCCCAGCCGCCGCAGCAGCCCTCGCCCTACCAGCAGCCGCAGCCCCAGCAGCCCGCCCCGAACCAACAGCCCCCGGCCCAGCCGCAGCCCCAGCAGCAGACGCCCCCGCAGGCGCCCCAGCAGCAGCACCCCACAACCCCCTCCGCCCCCTACGGCAACCACCCCAACCCGGGCAACCAGGGCTGGACCGCCCCACCCGGCCCTCAGTCCGGCCCCGGCGCCCCCCAGCAGCAGCAAGCCGCCCCCGGCACTCCCCTCGGCTACAACGCCGCCGTCGAGCTGTCCTCCGACCGCCTCCTGCGCAACCAGCCCAAGGCCCGTAAGAACAACCAGGGCCCGTCCCGCTTCAAGCTCGGCGCCAAGAAGGAGGCGGCGGAGCGGGAGCGGAAGCTGGGGCTGATCCGTACGCCGGTGATGTCCTGCTACCGGATCGCGGTGATCAGCCTCAAGGGCGGCGTCGGCAAGACCACGACGACCATGTCGCTGGGCGCCACGCTCGCCACCGAGCGGCAGGACAAGATCCTGGCGATCGACGCCAACCCGGATGCCGGCACCCTCGGCCGACGGGTCCGGCGCGAGACCGGCGCGACCATCCGCGACCTGGTGCAGGCGATCCCGCAGCTGAACAGCTACATGGACATCCGCCGCTTCACCTCGCAGGCACCGTCCGGCCTCGAGATCATCGCCAACGACGTGGACCCGGCCGTCTCCACCACCTTCAACGACCAGGACTACCGCAGCGCGCTCGACGTGCTGGGCCGCCAGTACCCGATCATCCTCACGGACTCGGGCACGGGTCTGCTGTACAGCGCGATGCGCGGAGTGCTGGACCTCGCCGACCAGTTGATCATCATCTCCACGCCGTCGGTGGACGGTGCGAGCAGCGCCTCGACGACGCTGGACTGGCTGTCGGCGAACGGCTTCGCCGATCTCGTGCAGCGGTCGGTCACCGTGATCTCCGGTGTCCGTGAGACGGGCAAGATGATCAAGGTGGAGGACATCGTCGCGCACTTCGAGACCCGCTGCCGCGGTGTCGTGGTGATCCCGTTCGACGAGCACCTCGCGGCGGGCGCCGAGGTGGACCTCGACATGATGCGGCCGAAGACCCGCGAGGCCTACTTCGACCTCGCCGCCCTCATCGCCGAGGACATCGCGCGGACGCAGCAGGGCTTCGGCAACCCGCACATGCAGTACCAGCAGCCCCAGCAGGGCTACCCGCCCCAGCAGCACCCCCAGCAGCCCTATCCGCAGCAGGGCGGCGCCCCCCAGCCGGGCCAGGAGTGGCAGCAGCCTCCGCAGCAGCCCGGACAGCCCGGACCGGACCAGGGATGGCAGCAGCAACAGCAGCCCGCGCCGCCGCCCCAGGCTCCGCAGCAGGGCGGCGTACCGCCGGGCTGGACCCAGCAGTAG
- a CDS encoding bifunctional riboflavin kinase/FAD synthetase produces MQRWRGLEDIPQDWGRSVVTIGSYDGVHRGHQLIIRHAVERARELGVPSVVVTFDPHPSEVVRPGSHPPLLAPHHRRADLMGELGVDAVLILPFTTEFSKLSPADFVVKVLVDKLHAKAVVEGPNFRFGHKAAGNVEFLAEQGKVYDFEVEVIDLYVSGEAGGGQPFSSTLTRRLVAEGDVEGAAEILGRPHRVEGVVVRGAQRGRELGFPTANVETLPHTAIPADGVYAGWLHAQGEAMPAAISVGTNPQFDGTERTVEAYAIDRVGLDLYGLHVAVDFLAYVRGQRKFDSLEALLEAMAGDVKRCRDLIGAAEGGPAV; encoded by the coding sequence GTGCAGCGCTGGCGTGGCTTGGAGGACATCCCCCAGGACTGGGGGCGCAGCGTCGTCACCATCGGGTCCTACGACGGAGTTCACCGCGGACACCAGCTGATCATCCGGCATGCCGTGGAGCGCGCCCGCGAGCTGGGCGTCCCCTCCGTGGTCGTCACCTTCGACCCGCACCCCAGCGAGGTCGTCCGCCCCGGCAGCCACCCGCCGCTGCTCGCCCCGCACCACCGCCGCGCCGACCTGATGGGCGAGCTGGGCGTGGACGCGGTGCTGATCCTCCCCTTCACTACCGAGTTCTCGAAGCTGTCGCCCGCCGACTTCGTCGTCAAGGTCCTGGTCGACAAGCTGCACGCCAAGGCGGTCGTCGAAGGCCCCAACTTCCGCTTCGGCCACAAGGCCGCGGGCAACGTGGAGTTCCTCGCCGAGCAGGGCAAGGTCTACGACTTCGAGGTCGAGGTGATCGACCTGTACGTGTCCGGTGAGGCGGGCGGCGGCCAGCCGTTCTCGTCGACCCTGACCCGCCGACTGGTCGCCGAAGGGGATGTCGAGGGCGCCGCCGAGATCCTCGGCCGCCCGCACCGCGTCGAGGGCGTGGTCGTCCGCGGCGCCCAGCGCGGCCGCGAACTCGGCTTCCCCACGGCGAACGTCGAGACCCTCCCGCACACCGCCATCCCGGCCGACGGCGTCTACGCGGGCTGGCTGCACGCACAGGGCGAGGCCATGCCGGCCGCGATCTCCGTCGGCACCAACCCGCAGTTCGACGGCACCGAGCGCACGGTGGAGGCGTACGCCATCGACCGGGTGGGGCTGGATCTGTACGGGCTGCATGTGGCCGTGGACTTCCTCGCCTATGTGCGCGGGCAGCGGAAGTTCGACTCGCTGGAGGCCCTGCTGGAGGCCATGGCGGGCGATGTGAAGCGCTGTCGTGACCTGATCGGGGCCGCGGAGGGTGGTCCTGCCGTCTGA
- a CDS encoding trypsin-like peptidase domain-containing protein, translating into MAGRGPRTGGGRRTPSGAGDEAGAERGRDEVLVRIHDLAGRPRGTGFVADHQGTVVTSHEVVDGLTRIVVHAPDDRTCLLTADAVTPLPALNLALVHTEGLGVDPLPVSVRDTVETGRYVRLLAGCWREARVLDVTAVTYTATDRFHLLDGALELAIGTAGRDALRLGGGAAGGPVLDATTGAVLGVLGTALQSGHRDVGFAAPLRRTTEGPLADLLAGNAATVPAYGPDLNLAGALHLTATSRRQTTPPSPVEPVERTATAREFAAFTQSSTSVLALVGPPGTGRTTELASLATRRHQAPTLWLRGADLHPEDTSIADAARRTLQQAPRTATPEHLAQVAREADRPLLLLLDDPEHMPQSLADRLPEWTEGTVRWLRETGAQLVLACREEYWETAGRTFPAALLHNSARPAFEDEAEGRSGVQGAKPLGGVEGAEPLQDGTGRGGGGEKPGRPPRTHPHLPPCIHLGDLTDDEAAQARTRYAIPEGTLTTPDTHHPLTLRLLSEVQSALPDAHAQTHTPSPTTPLDRNDVFTAYLDLMSLRIATHLATEANLHGTAVRRLAAKVAGRIHEAARHSLGPGEGELDRESFEALFPHGSGWAPAVLTEGLLIPTGPGYRFAHEELADWIQGMHLDLDEALRTLTRHPQDPHHRIGPVVQSLLHLARHQGAPELAARLQELVDAVDTDPHAWWPARLLTEVLPRVPDATPYTGVLRLLADRVVAWRRQHPTVPGDFGPAFWTALALPEVTRFDLLRRLLLADPAPDDTDGPRYLDAAAHLLAAAPTAVQPHLTRWFDDERPLPATPHATVAKAAQALLHTHRHRALDDLMEVLVDCAHRRAEELLDVLAEDEPSAVCRAVDRWAHDGRPARRAAAAVYGLRAAPHVRTEADRELLRYAALALLAHPADRTLRGGALALLVRDPRARARHLPLALRHFASGDPHVPPSALVGALATHPDPVLDAFRERLRLPGGGEALRTLADVTTPTLARRVAGLVREAVQRRPETAADVAAYVDRRLDQGPVARSVLFPLVTGLLDGGPDQVRAALATVLAARGTPASRPLRRELLDFLLAHEHTPAVLDALLHAAARHGGPDLRDLVRHIGLLLVRTPDGAARFDRGLVDLGRHVPGFAALVAGWLTDAPAEWAAVVGPSARRMIENLAGVRVPV; encoded by the coding sequence ATGGCGGGACGGGGCCCGCGGACCGGAGGCGGACGCCGGACGCCGAGCGGCGCGGGCGACGAGGCGGGCGCGGAGCGCGGGCGCGACGAAGTCCTCGTCCGCATCCACGACTTGGCGGGACGCCCGCGCGGCACGGGATTCGTCGCCGACCACCAGGGCACGGTCGTCACCAGTCACGAAGTCGTGGACGGCCTGACCCGGATCGTGGTCCACGCCCCCGACGACCGCACCTGCCTGCTGACCGCCGACGCCGTCACCCCGCTGCCCGCCCTGAACCTGGCCCTCGTCCACACCGAGGGCCTCGGCGTCGACCCGCTCCCCGTCTCGGTCCGGGACACGGTCGAGACCGGCCGATACGTCCGCCTCCTCGCCGGATGCTGGCGCGAGGCCCGCGTCCTCGACGTCACCGCCGTGACGTACACGGCCACCGACCGCTTCCATCTCCTCGACGGCGCCCTGGAGTTGGCGATCGGCACCGCCGGCCGCGACGCACTCCGCCTCGGCGGCGGCGCGGCCGGGGGACCGGTCCTCGACGCCACGACCGGCGCGGTCCTCGGCGTCCTCGGCACGGCCCTCCAGTCCGGCCACCGCGACGTGGGGTTCGCGGCCCCCCTGCGCCGCACCACCGAAGGCCCACTGGCCGACCTGCTGGCCGGCAACGCGGCGACGGTCCCCGCCTACGGCCCCGACCTCAACCTGGCCGGAGCCCTGCACCTCACGGCCACCTCGCGCAGGCAGACCACCCCGCCGAGCCCGGTCGAACCGGTCGAACGGACGGCGACGGCAAGGGAGTTCGCCGCCTTCACCCAGTCATCGACCTCCGTCCTCGCCCTCGTCGGCCCACCGGGCACCGGCCGCACCACAGAACTGGCCTCCCTGGCCACCCGCCGCCACCAAGCCCCCACCCTCTGGCTCCGAGGCGCCGACCTCCACCCCGAAGACACGTCGATCGCAGACGCAGCCCGCCGCACCCTCCAACAAGCGCCCCGAACAGCCACCCCGGAACACCTGGCCCAGGTGGCCCGCGAGGCCGACCGCCCCCTGCTCCTCCTCTTGGACGACCCGGAGCACATGCCCCAGTCCCTGGCTGACCGACTCCCCGAGTGGACGGAGGGAACGGTGAGGTGGCTGCGGGAGACGGGGGCGCAGTTGGTGCTGGCGTGCAGGGAGGAGTACTGGGAGACGGCGGGCCGCACCTTCCCGGCAGCCCTGCTGCACAACTCAGCCCGTCCGGCGTTTGAGGACGAGGCCGAAGGCCGATCGGGGGTCCAGGGGGCGAAGCCCCTTGGCGGGGTCGAAGGGGCGGAGCCCCTTCAGGATGGGACGGGTAGGGGCGGCGGGGGCGAGAAACCCGGACGGCCACCACGCACCCACCCGCACCTACCACCCTGCATCCACCTGGGCGACCTCACCGACGACGAGGCAGCCCAAGCCCGCACCCGCTACGCCATCCCCGAAGGCACCCTCACCACCCCCGACACCCACCACCCCCTCACCCTCCGCCTCCTCTCCGAGGTCCAGTCAGCCCTCCCCGACGCCCACGCCCAAACCCACACCCCCAGCCCCACCACCCCCCTCGACCGCAACGACGTCTTCACGGCCTACCTAGACCTGATGAGCCTCCGCATCGCCACCCACCTCGCCACCGAAGCCAACCTGCACGGCACAGCCGTCCGCAGACTCGCCGCAAAAGTCGCCGGCCGTATCCACGAAGCCGCCCGCCACAGCCTCGGCCCGGGCGAGGGCGAACTGGACCGGGAGTCGTTCGAGGCCCTGTTCCCCCACGGTTCCGGCTGGGCCCCCGCCGTCCTCACCGAGGGCCTCCTCATCCCCACCGGCCCCGGCTACCGCTTCGCCCACGAGGAACTCGCCGACTGGATCCAGGGCATGCACCTAGACCTGGACGAAGCCCTGCGCACCCTGACCAGACACCCGCAGGACCCACACCACCGCATCGGCCCGGTCGTCCAGTCCCTGCTCCACCTCGCCCGCCACCAAGGCGCCCCCGAACTCGCCGCCCGCCTCCAGGAGTTGGTCGACGCCGTGGACACCGACCCGCACGCCTGGTGGCCCGCCCGCCTCCTCACCGAGGTCCTGCCCCGGGTACCCGACGCGACGCCGTACACGGGTGTCCTACGGCTGCTCGCCGACCGAGTCGTCGCGTGGCGCCGGCAACACCCCACCGTTCCGGGCGACTTCGGCCCCGCCTTCTGGACCGCCCTCGCCCTGCCGGAGGTCACCCGCTTCGACCTCCTGCGCCGGCTCCTCCTCGCCGACCCCGCCCCGGACGACACCGACGGCCCCCGCTACCTGGACGCCGCCGCCCACCTGCTCGCCGCCGCCCCCACCGCCGTACAACCGCATCTCACCCGCTGGTTTGACGACGAGCGCCCGCTGCCCGCCACCCCGCACGCGACCGTCGCGAAGGCGGCGCAGGCGCTGCTGCACACGCATCGGCACCGGGCCCTGGACGACCTGATGGAGGTGCTCGTCGACTGCGCGCACCGCCGTGCCGAGGAGCTGCTGGACGTGCTGGCGGAGGACGAGCCGTCGGCGGTGTGCCGGGCCGTCGACCGGTGGGCGCACGACGGGCGGCCGGCGCGGCGGGCCGCGGCGGCGGTGTACGGGCTGCGGGCCGCGCCCCATGTACGTACGGAGGCCGACCGCGAACTGCTCCGCTATGCCGCCCTCGCCCTGCTCGCCCACCCCGCCGACCGCACCCTGCGCGGCGGCGCGCTCGCTCTCCTCGTCCGGGATCCGCGCGCCCGGGCCCGTCATCTCCCGCTGGCGCTACGGCACTTCGCGTCCGGAGACCCGCACGTCCCGCCCAGCGCGCTGGTCGGTGCCCTCGCGACCCACCCGGATCCGGTGCTGGACGCCTTCCGGGAGCGGCTGCGGCTGCCGGGCGGCGGGGAGGCGCTGCGTACGCTCGCCGATGTCACGACGCCGACCTTGGCGCGCCGGGTCGCGGGCCTCGTACGGGAGGCGGTGCAGCGGCGTCCGGAGACTGCGGCGGACGTGGCGGCGTACGTCGACCGGCGGCTCGACCAGGGGCCGGTCGCCCGTTCCGTACTGTTTCCGCTGGTCACCGGTCTGCTGGACGGCGGTCCCGATCAGGTGCGGGCCGCGCTGGCCACCGTATTGGCCGCTCGCGGCACCCCCGCCTCCCGCCCCCTGCGCCGCGAACTGCTCGACTTCCTGCTGGCCCACGAGCACACCCCGGCCGTCCTTGACGCCCTCCTGCACGCCGCCGCCCGGCACGGCGGGCCCGACCTGCGGGACCTGGTCCGCCACATCGGCCTCCTCCTCGTCCGCACCCCGGACGGCGCGGCCCGCTTCGACCGCGGTCTGGTCGACCTGGGCCGCCATGTCCCGGGCTTCGCCGCGCTGGTCGCGGGCTGGCTCACCGACGCGCCCGCGGAATGGGCGGCGGTCGTCGGCCCCAGCGCGCGCCGCATGATCGAGAACCTGGCAGGTGTCCGCGTCCCGGTGTGA